One stretch of Scophthalmus maximus strain ysfricsl-2021 chromosome 12, ASM2237912v1, whole genome shotgun sequence DNA includes these proteins:
- the LOC118318547 gene encoding uncharacterized protein LOC118318547 has translation MAFIEGSRGIYGPIKVMIDRPIYERALEICWHILSYKNYIAVLTELLRLQQEDRIPSELTVEDMTDQFLEESKKSLRMRRWDFEREGFSDDFQPFLKMVMDVLTSMKMRDVQFEARWLFEYPEDIPPCFQNPKIMKLAQKFGESLTEQLQATPRSRLLGPSEVVVEVVPKVLQGFWLPSPTTYLNMPSQELSDMAVGVTKAVMDRVTRALSSGLHRVNVSRPIRDAVVLSVQERVRQMYPEDILRQRLDCFAAQLLDEIAEAATRDICALFQPQADTDTPSIPDRDDTVQRPTKELDSPVAAAPSHHVTSADEPVSQVEAEQPATNSSTSSAENSTPAITWIVEEPTRNTDSPVAPALPPTVSPGSGLTVQRFGLTITLALSGKEGLTVSHVAVEQLAPNSVTSSGEALEIASAQEGKEISHNEHKKKKSKGIQRFFGRFRKKRRDVG, from the exons ATGGCTTTCATTGAAGGCAGCAGGGGCATCTACGGACCCATCAaggtgatgattgacagaccTATTTATGAAAGGGCTCTGGAGATCTGCTGGCACATCCTCTCCTACAAGAACTACATTGCTGTGCTGACTGAACTTTTGAGACTTCAGCAGGAGGACAGGATCCCATCGGAGTTGACTGTCGAGGACATGACAGACCAGTTTCTAGAGGAGAGCAAAAAGTCGCTCAGAATGCGCCGCTGGGACTTTGAACGGGAGGGGTTCAGTGATGACTTCCAGCCTTTTCTGAAGATGGTGATGGATGTTCTCACCAGTATGAAGATGAGGGACGTCCAGTTCGAAGCAAGATGGCTGTTCGAGTACCCAGAAGACATCCCTCCTTGtttccaaaaccccaagattATGAAATTGGCTCAGAAGTTTGGAGAGAGTCTgacggagcagctgcaggcgaCTCCCCGCTCCAGACTGCTCGGCCCTTCGGAGGTGGTCGTGGAAGTTGTTCCAAAAGTCCTTCAGGGCTTCTGGTTGCCATCTCCCACCACCTACCTCAACATGCCCTCCCAGGAGCTCAGCGACATGGCTGTTGGGGTCACAAAGGCTGTTATGGATCGTGTCACGAGGGCTCTGTCCAGTGGTCTTCATCGAGTCAACGTCTCCCGCCCCATCAGAGATGCCGTGGTCCTGTCTGTTCAGGAGAGGGTTAGGCAGATGTACCCTGAAGACATCCTGAGGCAGAGACTTGACTGTTTTGCAGCACAGTTGCTGGACGAAATAGCCGAAGCTGCCACGAGGGACATTTGTGCGCTTTTCCAACCACAGGCCGACACTGACACTCCCTCGATCCCGGACAGGGACGACACAGTCCAGAGGCCCACGAAGGAACTAGACTCTCCTGTGGCTGCAGCTCCATCACATCATGTGACCTCTGCTGATGAACCAGTCAGCCAGGTTGAGGCCGAGCAGCCTGCAACTAACTCCAGCACCAGCTCAGCTGAGAACAGTACTCCAGCTATTACTTGGATCGTAGAAG AGCCCACCAGGAACACAGACTCTCCTGTGGCTCCAGCTCTGCCACCTACAGTGTCCCCTGGCAGTGGACTTACTGTCCAAAGATTTGGCCTCACCATAACCCTCGCACTGTCGGGCAAGGAGGGTTTGACAGTCAGCCATGTTGCAGTTGAGCAGCTTGCACCGAACTCCGTCACGAGCTCAGGCGAAGCTCTTGAAATAGCCTCCGCGCAGGAGGGCAAGGAAATCAGCCACAATgagcacaagaagaagaagtccaAAGGAATCCAACGCTTCTTCGGTCGGTTCCGCAAAAAACGGAGGGATGTAGGATGA
- the LOC118289738 gene encoding achaete-scute homolog 4-like, with the protein MAAPPALVPTLSVCTLKPPQTTCHRRRPGPRQSSSIKVPIQNLILKGKLLRKARDDREETRKMSYHRKELMEHIPCVPPMALQGICMDESGARFKDALRLGLPLHLDAAYLDPVHGQMLPYRRLSYFPFHGPLGVCDYSFEPAFIRKRNERERHRVRCVNEGYARLREHLPHEFEDRRLSKVETLRAAIDYIKHLHSLLDLDVSGMEMPFGDARIYAPLPERTECNSDGESKTGLSDSGEIV; encoded by the exons ATGGCTGCACCCCCCGCCCTGGTTcccaccctctctgtctgtacCCTGAAACCCCCACAAACAACCTGTCACCGACGACGTCCCGGTCCAAGACAGTCGTCTTCTATAAAGGTCCCAATCCAAAATCTGATCTTAAAGGGGAAACTCTTGCGCAAAGCACGAGATGATCGTGAGGAGACACG aaAGATGTCTTATCACAGGAAGGAGTTAATGGAGCACATTCCATGCGTCCCCCCGATGGCGCTCCAAGGCATCTGCATGGATGAGAGCGGAGCGCGCTTCAAAGATGCGCTTCGCCTCGGACTGCCCTTGCACCTGGACGCCGCGTACCTCGACCCGGTGCACGGCCAGATGTTGCCCTACAGACGGTTGTCCTATTTCCCCTTTCACGGACCCCTCGGCGTGTGCGATTACTCCTTCGAGCCCGCGTTCATCCGGAAGAGgaacgagagggagagacaccGAGTACGCTGCGTAAACGAGGGCTACGCGCGGCTCCGGGAGCATCTGCCGCACGAGTTCGAGGACAGGCGGCTCAGCAAAGTGGAGACTCTGCGGGCGGCCATTGACTATATCAAACACCTGCACAGCCTGCTGGACTTGGACGTGTCCGGGATGGAGATGCCGTTTGGAGACGCACGCATTTACGCACCGCTGCCGGAGAGGACAGAGTGCAACAGCGATGGAGAATCCAAGACTGGCCTCAGCGACAGTGGGGAAATTGTATAG